A single window of Intrasporangium calvum DSM 43043 DNA harbors:
- a CDS encoding DUF3000 domain-containing protein gives MHTRTLPGNHGADFAKVLTALRDVRVRSEVRLTEVPAPTRIAPFAAALTADVIDPADPDAELATGRFVVLHDPSGPETWDGTWRIVTFARAELEPELASDPMLGAVGWSWLTDSLRGRGVGWTAQAGTVTRVLSESFGGLADRDPSVEMEIRASWTPLGGELTEHLRAWADLLCTIGGIPPLPDGVVPLPGQRR, from the coding sequence GTGCACACGAGAACGTTGCCGGGCAACCACGGCGCGGACTTCGCGAAGGTGCTCACCGCCCTTCGCGACGTCCGGGTGCGCTCCGAAGTGCGCCTCACCGAGGTACCTGCCCCCACCCGGATCGCGCCCTTCGCCGCGGCGCTCACCGCTGACGTCATCGACCCGGCCGACCCGGACGCGGAGCTCGCGACCGGACGCTTCGTCGTCCTGCACGACCCTTCGGGCCCCGAGACGTGGGACGGCACCTGGCGCATCGTGACGTTCGCGCGGGCCGAGCTCGAGCCGGAGCTGGCGAGCGACCCCATGCTCGGGGCCGTGGGCTGGTCCTGGCTCACGGACTCGCTCCGCGGCCGTGGCGTCGGCTGGACCGCGCAGGCCGGCACCGTGACCCGCGTGCTGAGCGAGAGCTTCGGCGGGCTCGCCGACCGCGACCCGAGCGTCGAGATGGAGATCCGGGCGTCGTGGACTCCCCTGGGCGGCGAGCTGACCGAGCACCTCCGCGCCTGGGCGGACCTGCTGTGCACCATCGGCGGGATCCCCCCGCTGCCCGACGGGGTCGTGCCGCTGCCCGGACAGCGCCGGTGA